The following are from one region of the Streptomyces changanensis genome:
- a CDS encoding carbohydrate ABC transporter permease translates to MNARGTARGLSLHAVVWLIAAFVVVPLVYAVISGFKSTGELTTNPFGLPEQWKAGNYTGILGDVTFWRQMANSAGIAIATTFCTVAAAAMAAFVLARYAFRGRELFYTLFTIGLMFPFAVAVLPLFLMLRTFGLLDNPLGVILPQAAFGLPMTIVILRGFFRTVPAEIEEAATMDGCGTFRFFWKILLPMARPALGTVSVLSVVASWNNFFLPLLVFNDPKWQTIPVGVQQFQGQYSTDYALVLAYIVLAMVPALAFYAVAERQLIGGLTAGATKG, encoded by the coding sequence CACGCCGTGGTCTGGCTGATCGCCGCGTTCGTCGTCGTACCGCTGGTCTACGCGGTGATCTCCGGGTTCAAGAGCACCGGCGAGCTCACGACGAACCCGTTCGGGCTGCCGGAGCAGTGGAAGGCCGGCAACTACACCGGAATTCTCGGCGACGTGACGTTCTGGCGGCAGATGGCCAACAGTGCGGGCATCGCGATCGCGACGACGTTCTGCACGGTGGCGGCCGCCGCGATGGCGGCGTTCGTGCTGGCCCGCTACGCCTTCCGGGGCAGGGAGCTGTTCTACACGCTGTTCACGATCGGGCTGATGTTCCCGTTCGCGGTGGCCGTCCTGCCGCTCTTCCTCATGCTGCGCACCTTCGGTCTGCTCGACAACCCGCTCGGGGTGATCCTCCCGCAGGCGGCCTTCGGGCTCCCCATGACGATCGTCATTCTGCGCGGCTTCTTCCGGACCGTCCCGGCGGAGATCGAGGAGGCCGCCACCATGGACGGCTGCGGCACGTTCCGCTTCTTCTGGAAGATCCTGCTGCCGATGGCGCGTCCGGCGCTCGGCACGGTCTCCGTACTGTCGGTCGTCGCGAGCTGGAACAACTTCTTCCTGCCGCTGCTGGTGTTCAACGACCCGAAATGGCAGACGATCCCGGTCGGCGTCCAGCAGTTCCAGGGCCAGTACTCGACCGACTACGCGCTCGTTCTCGCCTACATCGTGCTCGCCATGGTCCCCGCCCTGGCCTTCTACGCCGTCGCCGAACGCCAGCTGATCGGCGGCCTCACCGCGGGCGCCACCAAGGGCTGA
- a CDS encoding glycoside hydrolase family 30 protein, protein MKRLTALAALTAVMMSALTPQAAPEPARPPADRPRAGIDFRAELQPIDGFGFSMAFQRADLLHGARGLSPAKRREVLDLLLGKEKGAGLSILRLGIGSSTDRVYDHMPTILPTDPGGPDATPTYVWDGWDAGQVWLAKEAKAYGVERFFADAWSAPAFMKTNGSENDGGELLPAWRQAYANYLVQYAKFYQREGIRITDLGFTNEPDWTATYASMRFTPRQAVDFLKVLGPTVRASGLKTELVCCDAAGWDRQVAYTEAIEADPAADRAVRTITGHRYSGPTSVPQPTDKRVWMSEWSPDGATWNENWDDGSGHDGFTVAADIHNTLTVGNANAYVYWVGASLGATRGLIRLADPGDDYRVSKRYWALAAFSRFIRPGAVRVPVTNADPALRITAFRNTDGSRVIEILNTATTETSAAFTLRGGRDRHPDAYVTDETRSITPAAVVSTRGTTLTATLAPRALTTIVLD, encoded by the coding sequence GTGAAACGCCTGACCGCGCTGGCCGCGCTGACCGCCGTCATGATGTCGGCGCTCACACCACAGGCCGCGCCCGAACCCGCGCGACCCCCGGCCGACCGTCCGCGCGCCGGCATCGACTTCCGGGCCGAACTCCAGCCCATCGACGGATTCGGCTTCTCCATGGCCTTCCAGCGGGCCGACCTGCTGCACGGCGCGCGCGGCCTCAGCCCTGCCAAGCGGCGCGAGGTGCTCGACCTGCTGCTCGGCAAGGAGAAGGGCGCCGGCCTGTCGATCCTGCGCCTGGGCATCGGGTCGTCGACCGACCGGGTCTACGACCACATGCCGACGATCCTGCCGACCGATCCCGGCGGGCCGGACGCCACGCCGACGTACGTCTGGGACGGCTGGGACGCCGGCCAGGTCTGGCTCGCCAAGGAGGCCAAGGCGTACGGCGTCGAACGGTTCTTCGCCGACGCCTGGAGCGCACCGGCGTTCATGAAGACCAACGGCAGCGAGAACGACGGCGGCGAGCTCCTGCCCGCGTGGCGTCAGGCCTACGCGAACTACCTCGTCCAGTACGCGAAGTTCTATCAGCGGGAAGGCATCAGGATCACCGACCTGGGGTTCACCAACGAACCGGACTGGACGGCGACGTACGCCTCGATGCGCTTCACCCCGCGGCAGGCCGTCGACTTCCTCAAGGTGCTCGGGCCGACCGTCCGCGCGTCCGGACTGAAGACGGAGCTGGTCTGCTGCGACGCCGCGGGCTGGGACCGCCAGGTCGCGTACACCGAGGCCATCGAGGCGGACCCCGCGGCCGACAGGGCCGTGCGGACCATCACCGGCCACCGCTACAGCGGTCCCACCTCCGTCCCGCAGCCGACCGACAAGCGCGTGTGGATGTCGGAGTGGTCGCCGGACGGCGCCACGTGGAACGAGAACTGGGACGACGGCAGCGGCCACGACGGGTTCACCGTCGCGGCCGACATCCACAACACCCTGACCGTCGGCAACGCCAACGCCTACGTCTACTGGGTCGGCGCGTCCCTCGGCGCCACCCGAGGTCTGATCCGGCTCGCCGACCCCGGTGACGACTACCGGGTGTCCAAGCGGTACTGGGCACTGGCCGCCTTCAGCCGCTTCATCCGCCCCGGTGCCGTCCGCGTTCCGGTCACGAACGCCGACCCGGCACTCCGGATCACGGCCTTCCGCAACACCGACGGCAGCCGCGTCATCGAGATCCTCAACACCGCGACCACCGAGACCTCCGCCGCCTTCACCCTTCGCGGTGGGCGCGACCGGCACCCGGACGCCTACGTCACCGACGAGACCCGCTCCATCACCCCGGCCGCCGTCGTCTCCACGCGCGGTACGACCCTCACGGCCACGCTCGCCCCGCGCGCGCTGACCACGATCGTCCTCGACTGA